The Wolbachia endosymbiont of Spodoptera picta genome segment GTTTATAATTATGCTAATAATAAACATGATAAGATCAATATAAATTTTTTACTTCCGTGTTTTTTCTATTGTTGTTTATAATGACTATAGTTACATCACATATTTCTTTCAATTAAATGGATCAGTTATTTATTGCAAATCACTGACTTTTTTAATGGATTCTTTTTCTAAATAATTTCCAAAAATGTGTTTACTTTTGTTTGTAATTGTGTAGTAACTGCAACGTAAAGTTATAGGAGGTAAAGATGGATTTTGAAAATCTGAAAAAGATATTAAGTGCAATTGATAAAGATGCAAGTGTAAATAAAGATAACGTAATTAATAAAATAAAAGAAGTATTGCGAAGGGAAGATACAATAGCGTATCAAGAGTGGGAAAATAAAAATTTTAGTATAAATCATAGATTCATCCAAAGTGATCCTGATGCCGAATTTACATTATTAATTGCAGCTGCAGCAGCTGGCTGTAAGGATTTAGTGAATGTTTTATTAGATAGGCATGCGGATGTTCATGTAGAAGGTGAAAATAGAGAGACTGCTTTGCATCATGCCGTTTATAGTCGATGTGTAGGTGTAGTAAATGCTCTACTAAAAAAAGGTGCTGATGTTAATGTAAAAGACAGAGGTGGTAGTGCTCCTTTGCATTATGCTACTATATATGAACTCATAGATGTAGTAAATGTTCTACTAAAAACAGGTGCAGATATTAATGTAAAAGATGAAAATGGTAGTACTCCTTTGCATTATGCTACTTTAAGTAACCATGTAGAGGTAGTAGATGCTCTGTTAGCTGAAGGCGCAAGTGTTCATGTAAAAGATAGAAATGGTAGTACTCCTTTGCATTATGCTGCTAAAAATGGCTATTTAGAGATAGTAGATGCTCTACTAGACAGAGGTGCAGATGTTTATGAAAAAGATAGTTTGCAGAAAACTCCTTTGTATTATGCCATTATAAATCACCAAGAAGATACGGTAGAGAGTATAAAAGGGTTTTTAAAAAATAAAGTAGTTCAAGGTAGTGTAGTTGTTGGTGGCTTAGTTGCCATGTTAGGGAATTTTGTAACATCGACGCTTTTTATAACCGAGACAATGGAAATTACATTAACATCTGTTACGGCAGCAATAGCTGTATCTGCATCAACAGCATTAACATCTGGTTATGCTAAATATCTAATGTCAAAATTCGATAACGAAATAAAAGAAATAAAAGAGCGACAAAACGTAATGGAAGGGAGGCAAAGCTTAACAGAAGGGTGGCAAAGTGTAGATCTACAAAGCATACGTATACATAATGCTCTTTCGTAACTTTTTACTTCCGCACTTCTTTAGTGTTGCTTATAATAACTATAGATTTAGATCTTAATTAGAGGCTTTAATTACCTACTTTAAGTTATTGAATTTCTTATCATAGCATCTATCATTCCAGTACCCTGGAATGAAAGAAAAAGAACACTGAATTAAAAATACAACATACCATCTTATATCTTAATACTGCATAATACCTCGATTATAGATTGATTAAGGACACCTTGAGTTATCTCTTTAGTTAGTCTTGCTTTACTATGAAAAGCTTGTACTCTTTAAATGTATTATTTATAAATTCACTGTTTATAAGCTAAAATATGTCTAGTAGAGCTAATATACCTTTTTTTATAGCTGGTGCTATTGCTTCTCTTACATTAATTACATCTGGAGTTTTTGCTGTAGCTCCTTACGTTGCATTTTTATCTTCAGTTGCAGCTTTAAATATAG includes the following:
- a CDS encoding ankyrin repeat domain-containing protein, with the protein product MDFENLKKILSAIDKDASVNKDNVINKIKEVLRREDTIAYQEWENKNFSINHRFIQSDPDAEFTLLIAAAAAGCKDLVNVLLDRHADVHVEGENRETALHHAVYSRCVGVVNALLKKGADVNVKDRGGSAPLHYATIYELIDVVNVLLKTGADINVKDENGSTPLHYATLSNHVEVVDALLAEGASVHVKDRNGSTPLHYAAKNGYLEIVDALLDRGADVYEKDSLQKTPLYYAIINHQEDTVESIKGFLKNKVVQGSVVVGGLVAMLGNFVTSTLFITETMEITLTSVTAAIAVSASTALTSGYAKYLMSKFDNEIKEIKERQNVMEGRQSLTEGWQSVDLQSIRIHNALS